CGGAAAGGGTGCTTCCCGCAGACCATCTGGTagagcaggatgcccagggaccAGATGGTCGCCTCCTCGCCGTGGTAGCGCTTGAGGTAGATCCACTCTGGCGGGCTGTATGACAGTGTTCCTACGGAATACAGACGCAGTTCAGCAGGTggatgctgcctgctcccagagcctcaccccagcagccctggcaatGTGGGGCCTGCCCCAGTGGCACACGCTGTGACCCACTGCCTTCTCGCCGGCCCCTGACTCTTGGTTACAAACTCTGGGTTGGAGAAGAAGCCGCTGGTGTCCAAGAGGGCAGCGGAAGCCCTGGCAAGGCCCAACCATTTCatgcaagggaaaaacccaccCAGTGGTGGGGAAAAGCCGTGCCTTCTCCCCGCCCCACTGCACTGCCCCCAACAATTCATCATAAGCCAAGGCAAACAAGGCGAGCAGAGCAGCCCAAGCCCTTCCTCGCCTGCACACCAAGCCAGCTGGTGCACAGTTCTGACCCCTTTCTCTGCTACCCTCACGGGGGTTTTGGTCAGGCtggctcccccctgccccagaccCAGCCCGGGAcagggtgggtggcacaggctgTCGCCAAGGCCGGGGCCTGTCTCACAGtaacccccagccccatccaaaaGCAACTTGGCTGAAGAACTAATCCTGTTCCCCCTCGGCCAAAGGGGCAATCTCCACTGCCACACCCGGGCATGGCCATGCGATGCCCGGCACCAGGAGCATCCCCCGGCTGTGGGCTCACCTGCAAACTGGGTGTAGACCGTGTCCTTAAGGAAGGTGCCACATCCAAAGTCCAGGAGCTTGGCCTCGCCGCTGGCCAGGTGGAGGAGGATGTTCTGGGGCTTGATGTCCCGGTGCAGGACGCCGCAGCTGGTGCAGTGCCGCACGGCCTGCAGCACCTGGCGGAACAGCCCCCACGCCATCTCCTCCGGCAGGAACCCCCACGCCCTCAGTAAGCGAGAGAGGTCCTGAGACGGCTCCGGATGCTCCATCACCAACAGGAACCCGTTGGGGAGCTCGAAccactccaggagctggatGACCCCAGGGAAGCCATTGGACACCTTGTCCAGCAGCACGATCTCCAGGGGGGCCCGGGTGCCGTCAGGCTGCGGGGGGACCACGGGGTCGTCAGTGGGGCTGATGCCgtgcctgcctgcctgctccccctCGGCCAGCCCTGGATGCTCCCCGTCCCCCACCGAGCCCACGCCCACTCTCCCTCCAGGTGTCCCGGCGGCTTCCACCCTGCCGGGCCTCGGCTCgtccccgcccgtcccgccccgctttCTGCCGCTGGCCCCGCTCGCTCACCAGCTCGCCCCAGCGCCGGATGCCATCCCGGGACACGGCTTTGATGGCCACCTGCAAGCCGAGGGGAAGGGCGGGTTGAGctcgccgcccgtcccgccctcctcctcctcctcctcctcctcctcctcctcctcctcctcctcctcctcctcctcctcctcctcctcctcctcctcctcctccttctcctcctcctcctcctcctcctgctgcactcaCCGGGGCTCCGTCCGCCAGGCAGGTCCCCGCGTAGACGCGGCCGAAGCCGCCGCTGCCCAGCAGCGAATGCAGCCGGTAGCGCTCGTGCAGCGGCTCCTTGGCCTTCGGTGCGGGCGAGACGTGGCCGTCAGCGCTGGggccggggcccggcacggcccccgaGCGCCCCTCaagcggcccgggccgggcttcCCCAGCCgcagcgggcagcggcggctcgcTGCCGGCGGCCGGGCTGGCGAGCGGCGGAGCTCTGGCCGGGGAAGCCGCcgaggaggcggcagcggccgcggcgcccgcggcccccgccggccccggcaggcGCCGGGCTCGAGCCAGGCGGAGCCAAGGGGCGGCGAGGCCGagcccgtcccacagccagccccacaggagcgCCCAGCAGCGCCACAACCGGCGCGCCGGGAGCCGGGCGAGGGCGAGACCGCGCCGGGCCGCCCAGGGCCGgggacggggcggccccgcccggcacaGGGGAACGGCCGGGGCCATGGCCCGGGCCGGCAAGGGGAGGGGACACCGGGaacgggacagggacagcgggagtgggacactggcacagggacaccggcAATGGGAcaccggcacagggacactgggacagcgggacaccgggagagggagaggaggacgaAGAGCTCGAGCAAGGAGAGCCCGAACAAGAGTCAGAGCGAGAGCGCGTCGCTACagtcgctgctgctgccgctgctgctgccgaagCGCAGGGGCCGTTGGTCCGTTGGTCCGTTTGTCCGTTCCCCGTTGGCCCCCGcgagccccgggggcagccccggccgctcCGCTCCCAACCAGCCCCGGCCGCAGTCACggagctccccttcctcccgccCCCACGCCAAGACCACGGCCttttggagctgcttcactttaGTTCAACTTCTTGGCTGCCAAGTTTGCAACTTCCCGCCGCTGCTCGGACCCCATCCCGCCCGCTCGGCCCGCGCTGCTGTCGCTTCCTCCCAGGCCAGCCGGGCTCGGCACTTGCCCCTCAACTTTGGCAagggctttgctcagtgaggagccccggcacgtccggccagcgccaggcagagccagccccgggggagggcagagcaggagcatcggcaggggaaatgcagccctttggggtcagcgctgctccccgaccacaccagggctcttcctgttttcctgcctgGTTTGAGGGAAAATCGGCGGCTGCAGAGAGGATTAAGcagaagagaattagaagactcttcttgctgccctttggatgccagtccctcctaagaaatgcaggcttaatttggaatggacacgatggagcagctttttcagcacccaatatttaacagctgcctttcaggggacaatgggaaaaggggggagaacgggAGAAAAGGGGGGCTGGGACCTCCAAAGTGAGCGAGGAGGGGGCTGAGACTGTGAAACCGAGCAGGGCATAGGGGaagaaacacccccaaaccgagttgggggggagctggggacggtggggatgatgggaaaggggtgggagaggggagaaaaggggtgttggacagtgggcagggggacagagggcagggggttcCCACATGGGTCTCCCCTGCCCCCCATcacttgagccctggagcggttccctggggctctgggagggggtAGATCCGCCCTGGGAATGTCCACTGCTTCTGTAAAACTTTGTGTGCTTGCTCTGGTGACGATTGCCCACAGGTGCCCAACCCCCCTGTCCGtccctggggggctgatggggggactCCCCCACCCAGgaactggtgctgcagcagctgtggggcagaggggggtgggaaaggggggtccggggtggccccctgagctcccaacctgctgggggggcaccccctgacctgtgtccctgcacacccagggctgttccaggtccTGGGAAAAGCTGAGTGAACGGCCCCGACCGGGAGAGGTTCCTGCCCGGGTACATCTccaactgggagcagctcaggcacttcagcagagatttgggcacctgggggggacaccccgtgTGGGGAGACCCAggccaggcactggaacagccaaggggagttcctggagaacagacaggatCAGGGGACATGAACTGCTGGCACAACTACGACAATGTGGCCCTGTTTGCCCGGCCTGGGAACCCCCATTTTTGGGGTAAtctccccaaatcctcccaaatATTCCCCTGAATCCCCAAATGCCTTCAAGTCCCAGTAAAATGGTGGGGCTTTAGATGTCTTTGttgaatgtctttgttttaaattcaacaaatcagctcttcccactgaatttcccaggtcagtttgtgaccccatggatgtttctcccactgtgttcacccaggtgcctgtggggaaccaggaggatgtggagaccACCAGCCAGGTGTCTTCCCAATGTGGGAAGACATCACTTCTCCAGTgggtgatggagttggagcagcagacaaagctcttcccacagtggAGGCACCtttagggcttcccttactggtgggtctgttggtgtgaggtcaaggcagagctctggctgaagctcttcccaaactccccacacttgtagggcctctccccgctgtggatgtgccggtggctgacgaggtgggagttctggttgaagcccttcccacagtgggtgcagaggaagagcctctcccctgtgtgtgtcctttcatgcaggaggagattcccgctggtctgaaacctcttcttgCATTCCAAGCtcttgtagggccgttctccagtgtgggtgcgctggtggcagatcaggttggagctgcagatgaagctcttcccacattccccacacatgtagggccattccccggtgtgggtgcgctggtggcagatcaggtgggagctctggctgaagctcttccaacagtccaagcacttgaagggcttttTCCTGGTGTGAGGCTGCTCATGGACATCCAGGTcagggctctggctcaagctctcGTTGCCTTCCTGGCGCAGggtgggtctttcctcctcagagcaccctgggctggctttggagaccctcctcctggggtaccttcgtggctttccctccccgctgccttcctgcgccgtggagcccttcaaaacggcctctcccaccaggctctgccggggggatttgtcctccgggctctccgtcctcagctcggggcctggggcaggagggaagaaggacagggaggggatttgcctccggcccacagggaaggccaaggacatccccccaactccggccccggcaggacggcggcagcagcggggttgtcctgcagccgggggcgatgctcagctgggagatacaggacaagacaggggcaaaggggcactgacttcctcctcacctgcctgggggtcctggggcatcttcctcttcctcgcagcctcctcctctatTCGGccaaggtttgggaaggagaaatcctgctgtgtggggaaaaacaaaggatGAGTGCTTTGgctgggggttcctcctgcccaaggccaTCTCTAGATGTTACTGGGCGGCTTCTGGCCaagaaaacctccaaaccaccaagattcagccctAAACAACCCTCTCAGCAGTGGAGTTCCCCCTCGCTGGTCCATccactttggggttctggggTCCCTCCTGGGTGGGCTGCTGGAGGTCTCACATGTATTGGGGAACCCCCTCTCCAGGGTTCccgccctctctgggctgccggAGATCCCGGGAATCCCAGGGGTCCTTCCTTTATGGGCTCCTCACTTTGCCATTCTGGGgatcccccttctctgggctgctgggggtcccgggggtcccgggggctccCCTCTCCGGGGTCCCTTTTAGGGTGGTCGGGGGGTTTCggggtcccagggtcccttctcccctgactctcgccttcgggGTGCTGGCGATCCCAAGGTGTCCagccctctctccaggctgccgggggtcccggctccccccacagccctcgctgctcccccctcctctccagactgccgggagttccccctctccgggCCCCCGTTTCAGATTCCAACCCCCgcctgtcccaggggtccccaaagCCGGTGGGtttgtcccgtgtcccccccactccccgccGGTATCCGGCGACCGCCACGTGGCTCCGGGGACCCAACATCCCCCTGCTCATCgtcggggctgtgccgggaacccaccccgggacccccaaaaaacacctcccggggatccccaatatccccccaaggggcatttgcggctcagctttggggtccTGCAAGACCCAAACATCCCCCTCAAGATATTTGGGgcgagctccccctccccggtcACCTGCGGGATGCGGGGGGCGATGCTCCCGGGACGCGGGGGCTGCGGATACAGCGGGCCGTGCATCCACGTgcgttctttctcctcctcctccttcccctccttcccgtccccctcctcctctccctccttctctttctcctcccctcctattcccactcctcccattcccgtgggagctggggcaggtcgggatggggcagcgctgggctcttggccgctcccgcccgcactcggcccccgccgcagccgccacggccgggacggcgcgggggggcccggcctgggcaccccccacctcccctttgCCCAAATTCCCGTCCCGGGGGCGCTGGGGCCgaggggggaccctgggggggtccggggggaGCGCTGGGCGCTGCGGGTCTGGCTGGcaactgatgagtcatcagcgctgCGCGCTCGGATTGGCTGAGCTCTGCTTTGggggtggggctgcaggaaagggggttctttgcAGGGAAGAcatttggagctggaaggactccaaagctgagccgcaaatgcccCTGGGGGGGATGGTGGGGGGTCCGCGGGAGgtgatttggttttgggggtgtccCGGTGGCGGttcccggcagagccccggcggtgggcggggggatgcggggtcccccccgcggtgggggttggtcttgtTGGAAATGATCCAACTTGCCCAAAATTTTCgtcagtggcagcagctgaCCGGGTTTCTTTTCACGGGCTCTTGTCGCTTTGATCTTTAAAGCACCCAAACTTGGAGTTTCTCTGCACTGGCTCTGATGAGCTTCCATAAACAAAGCCCGAGGGAGCTGAAGATTGGACATCTGGGATCTTAAATTCATGGTCCTTCAAGGACCTGTTGGAGGAACCAGAAGGTCCAGAGGGGATTAACAAAGACATTTCAGCCTAAGAGTTGGAGACTCTGTGTCTGACGAGGAGTGCTAAGAGGACCAAAGAAGGTGGACCAAATTAGCCAGTTAAGGATAGACTACTAATTAGAGTcttaattaatgaagagaattcattagttcattaattggggtaaattagaagcaatgaacatgaatttgtttgtttgttcaaatgtagaaatgtgtgaaaagtctggaaagggacaggtggggctggaatgattggctccctgtctctgggagccagaacaaagcagtgcctggctcaccaacacttcccaggggcgttggagggtttcatttcttcccaacGATTTTCAGGGACAATTCTTGGTGAGCCAGGTGGGACAATGCTGTCGACCCTCCAGGGATTCCGGGACCCTGAGGACTCCAGcgagcagtgaaaatattcttctgggaGATCTCAGTCCCTGGATCTGGTGAGTTCAAAGCAAGATCCCTGGAATTTTATTAAGGCATTGCTGAGCATAGAAAAGGTATACCTAAGCATCCTAGAAATGGAGCtctagaacagaatagaatagaattggGTTGGGAAAGTGATGCTAGAACTGTAAAAGGAGGAGTGTGATATTTGGCTTATGAGAAGAAATCCCTACTGACTGAGTGAaaggggtgggttccaggccccaggtgtggttcagggggtgggttccaggccccaggtgtgggtcagggggtgggttccaggccccaggtgtgggtcagggggtgggttccaggccccaggtgtgggtcagggggtgggttccaggccccaggtgtggttcagggggtgggttccaggccccaggtgtgggtcagggggtgggttccaggccccaggtgtggttcagggagtgggttccaggcccccgtgtgctttgcccacagatcagtcacacacagagctcttgcccatagagctgctttggggagggctttgctcagggaactgtgtttgtcaaacccaatggtcagtgctggagaaagtgaagtgtttggggagtgtgtgttactgggagtgtgtgttaTAGTATTAGAATCCTGTCTGACTCGGGGATGCCcataatagatataaaaaagaaaaaattcacttGCTGTAAGTGTTAAATGCAGTAGTTTGTTCTTGggtgcattttaaagcatttggtgcacattaaatatttgaaggaaggtaaattgccacagcagctgttaaGCTGGGATTGTGTGTTCAGAGCATTCTTTAGTGTCAGCTTTAGTGTTTGCAGGGGTTGGATTTGTGTTAATTGTGCAGATCTTCAATTAGTGATTAGTGAATTAGAGATTCAGTTTGTGGATTATAATACggtttttcagttgctgttgttttgtcagagaaaagagaagtgaactgAAATCTCTAGATTTGTTCTTTGAACTGAGCAATAGtcagggtttgggaaggtgtggtttgatgccagggagcagcagcagctggtgaggttcctccagctgcaggggaaggaggcagaaatggtcccagtgagagaggagcagaggaaaggatttgggtttggaaagctttggagggtttagtgtgagagcagggatttggaatgtgcgtggg
This Pseudopipra pipra isolate bDixPip1 chromosome W, bDixPip1.hap1, whole genome shotgun sequence DNA region includes the following protein-coding sequences:
- the LOC135404886 gene encoding serine/threonine-protein kinase pim-1-like, producing the protein MGNPNRAVWSSSVPLPLSLSRSRCPLPLPARAMAPAVPLCRAGPPRPRPWAARRGLALARLPARRLWRCWALLWGWLWDGLGLAAPWLRLARARRLPGPAGAAGAAAAAASSAASPARAPPLASPAAGSEPPLPAAAGEARPGPLEGRSGAVPGPGPSADGHVSPAPKAKEPLHERYRLHSLLGSGGFGRVYAGTCLADGAPVAIKAVSRDGIRRWGELPDGTRAPLEIVLLDKVSNGFPGVIQLLEWFELPNGFLLVMEHPEPSQDLSRLLRAWGFLPEEMAWGLFRQVLQAVRHCTSCGVLHRDIKPQNILLHLASGEAKLLDFGCGTFLKDTVYTQFAGTLSYSPPEWIYLKRYHGEEATIWSLGILLYQMVCGKHPFRKGPNTIWAQLPFPARVS